ATAGACCTTTCTATCATTTTGTACGTCATATAGTAAAATGATATGCTTTTTATGCTTTCATTAAGCTTAAAATCATTTGTGTAGCCAGGTACTATAAGCCCCCAATGAAGGGCAAATTTTAGCCCGTCAAAGGCCCAACTTTTCTCTACAGCTTCTTCTACTTTAAACGGTTTAAGGTACGCTCCTTGGCTTACTAATATGGACTGTATGTTCTTTATATCTTCTTCATTCTTTGCGATGGCTTCAAATGATTTGTCTTTGGCTATGGAGTACGCTGACGCTACGCCTGCTGCATCTCCTTCTGCCATCCCTATTGGTATCGTTCTGGCAGACCCTGCTGCTAAGTGGCTGTAGGATGCTGACCGCCCTACTACTAAGAGGTTGTCTACCTTTTCTGGCACTATGCACCTAAATGGCACTGCATACTCTACAGG
The nucleotide sequence above comes from Thermoanaerobacterium sp. PSU-2. Encoded proteins:
- a CDS encoding FAD-dependent oxidoreductase, with amino-acid sequence TRHIKGYYTLDINDVVFNRDFYDRIAIGSYPVDIQATSPEDTGYVYGKPVEYAVPFRCIVPEKVDNLLVVGRSASYSHLAAGSARTIPIGMAEGDAAGVASAYSIAKDKSFEAIAKNEEDIKNIQSILVSQGAYLKPFKVEEAVEKSWAFDGLKFALHWGLIVPGYTNDFKLNESIKSISFYYMTYKMIERSIPSKQQLLSEDSQYLQKYIVDKPLTKEEAADILLTYAGYRNEANGNSGDLFKLAYEKGLVSKEAYMDVLKTGYVKWQDAYDMTLTLYNYINR